The following DNA comes from Coleofasciculus sp. FACHB-1120.
AATATCCCGATGTCGCCGCCAGTCTCAACAGCTTAGCTGGTCTCTACTATAGTCAAGGACGCTACAGCGAAGCGGAACCATTGTTTCTGCAAGCACTTGACATCGCTCAAAAAAGTTTGACTGCCGACCATCCCCAAATTGCCATCGGTCTCAACAACTTAGCTGGTCTCTACTATAGTCAAGGACGCTACAGCGAAGCGGAACCATTGTTTCTGCAAGCACTTGACATTGCTCAAAAAAGTCTTCCCCTCAACCATCCCCAAATTGCCACCCATCTCAACAGCTTAGCTGGTCTCTACCGAAGTCAAGGACGCTACAGCGAAGCGGAACCATTGTTTCTGCAAGCACTTGACATCGCTCAAAAAAGTCTTCACCCCGATTATCCCAGTATTGTCATCCATCTCAACAGCTTAGCTTTACTCTACTCTGATCAAGGACGCTACAGCGAAGCGGAACCATTGCTTCTGCAATCACTTGACATCGATAAAAAAAGTCTTCCCCCCGACCATCCCCAAATTGCCACCGATCTCAACAACTTATCTGGTCTCTACTATAGTCAAGGACGCTACAGCGAAGCGGAACCATTGCTTCTGCAAGCACTTGACATCGCTCAAAAAAGTCTTCCCACCAACCATCCCCAAATTGCTACCGACCTCAACAACTTAGCGGGACTCTACTATAGTCAAGGACGCTACAGCAAAGCGGAACCATTGTTTCTGCAAGCACTTGACATCGATAAAAAAAGTCTTCCCCCCGACCATCCTCAAATTGCCATCCATCTCAACAACTTAGCCAGTCTCTACAAATCTCAAAGACGCTACGGCGAAGCGGAACCATTGTTTCTGCAAGCACTTGACATCGATAAAAAAAGTCTTCTCCCCGACCATCCCCAAATTGCTACCGACCTCCACAACTTAGCTGGTCTCTACTATAGTCAAGGATGCTACGGCGAAGCGGAACCATTGTTGCTGCAAGCGATTGAAATTTGTCACCGTAGCTTAGGAGATAATCATCCGAATACGGTGAAATTTAAAGGAAATTTTGCAATTTTTTTAGAGGCAAGAAATGTGGAGAATCGGTTTAATATAGAGGCGTTGCGGGAGCATCCTTTGGGTGAGCAAATATTGGCACAATTGATAGCAATGATGGAAGAATCTGAGGATAATTCGCCAGGATGAGAGCGATCGCCTCTGGGACATCCTGGGAATCAAATATACCCTGGCGAATGTAATTCGCGGCTACACAAGCAAAGTCCGCCTGCGCGGACTAATAAATTTTATTTAACCCGCGAAGGCGGGTTTCGTCTGTGTAGCTGCGATTTCCAATCGCAGCTACAAAAATTAGAGGGACTGAGTGAAAGCGCGAACTGACAAGTCAGCGCTTCGCTATCGCATCACCACATCAAGAGAGTGCGAACTGACAAGTCAGCGCTTCGCTATCGCATCACCACATCAAGAGAGTGCGATCGCTACCTGCCGTTTTATACTGCTCAAGCAAGAAGCATCCCGTAGGATAAAAGATATCCACCTGCGACGGAATGACTATCTGTGGCTAAGTCAGATGAATTGCATCCAGAGACGGCGATCGCGCTTGCCCGTACTCCCCTATATGAACTTGCCCTAGAACAAAAAGCCCGATTGACTGCCTTTTCCGGCTGGGAAATGCCCGTACAATACACCGGAATCGGACAAGAACACCTGGCAGTACGCACCACCGCGGGAATGTTCGACATCTCCCACATGGGGAAATTTACCTTCAAAGGGAAACAGCTGATTTCGTACTTACAGCCTCTCGTTCCCTCAGATTTGAGCCGCCTGAAAGCTGGTGAATCTCAGTACACCGTCCTGCTGAATTCTCACGGCGGCATTTTGGACGACATTATCTTCTATTATCAGGGCGAAGATGCAGACGGCCAGCAGCGAGGAGCGATGATTGTCAACGCCGCCACTCGATCCAGAGACAAAGCATGGCTGTTTGCCCAACTGGAATCTTCTCAAATTGATTTCGAGGATCTTTCCCTAGCAAAAGTTTTGATTGCCGTTCAGGGACCACAAGCGCTGGCATATCTTCAAGAATTTGTCAAGGAAGACCTGACGCCCATTAAGGCATTTGGACATTTAGAAGCAACCGTCTTGAATGAGCCAGCTTTCATCGCCCGGACTGGGTACACCGGAGAGGATGGATTTGAAGTCATGGTAGACCCAGAAGTGGGGGTAGACTTGTGGCGCAGTCTCTTCACTGCTGGCGTCGTACCCTGCGGACTTGGTGCCAGAGACACCCTGCGCCTGGAAGCAGCAATGGGCCTCTACGGGCAAGATATGGACGAAAGCACAACCCCTTTAGAAGCTGGATTGGGTTGGCTGGTTCATCTGGATACGAAAGGCGATTTTATCGGGCGTCCAGTCTTAGAAAAACAGAAGGCAAACGGCGTAGAACGACGCTTGGTAGGGCTGCAAATGCAGGGGCGTTTTATTGCGCGTCATGGCTACCCGGTGCTATCCAAAGGTGAAGCTGTCGGCGTCGTCACTAGCGGCACCTTAGCACCAACGGTAGGGCAACCCATCGCCCTCGCCTATCTCCCTCCGAATCTGGCTCAGATAGGTCAGGAATTGGAGGTAGAAATCCGGGGCAAAGCTTATCCAGCCGTTGTGGTTAAAAAACCTTTTTATCGCTCCCCCAGTCGTCTTCCTAGCAAGTAAATGTATGGCGCGAGGTGGATGGATAAAGAGGTTGGTGAATCGGGCAGCATTAATCGGACTCGCCATCATTGGCATTCTCCTGGGCGTAGCCGCTTGGGCGTTGTTTACATCGATTTGGATGCCCGGAGTCAGTTACCAAGCTGCATTGCCGCCGCTGACTCCCCAGGAGGAAACGCTGCGAGATGCCCTCCGGCAAGATGTGGAAAAGATTGCCGGTGAACTGGGAGAACATAACTTCTCGAACTATAAGAATCTAGCGGCGGCGGCTGATTTCTTGGAAGTATCTTTGAGCAATGCTGGCTACAAAGTTCAACGCCAAGGATACAAAATTGCTGAGAACACTTATTACAACCTAGAAGCCGAGATTGCTGGGACAAATCGAGCCGACGAGATTGTGGTGATAGGGGGTCACTATGACTCTGTATTTGGGAGTCCCGGTGCCAATGATAACGGCACGGGTGCCGCAGCCGTCCTAGAGTTGGCGCGTGCCTTTGCTGGAAAAAAGACTTCCCGAACTCTGCGCTTCGTTGAGTTTGTGAATGAGGAACCGCCATTTTTCCAGACGCCGGAAATGGGAAGCGTCGTTTATGCCAAACGTTGCCGCAACGCGGGTGACAATATTGTTGCCATGCTCAGTTTGGAAACAATCGGCTACTACTCCGACCAGCCAGGAACCCAGAAATACCCATTTCCCTTAAGCCTTTTCTATCCCTCGCAGGGTAACTTTATTGCCTTTGTGAGCAACCCAACCTCTGCTGATTTGGTGAGGAAAGCGATCGCCTCTTTCCGTCGTCATGCGAAGTTCCCCTCCGAAGGTGCCGCCCTCCCAGAAAGGATTCCCGGCGTCGGCTGGTCGGATCAATGGTCTTTCTGGCAGCAAGGTTATCCCGGTATCATCGTCACAGACACCGCGCCTGCCCGTTACCCCAACTATCACACTTTAGAAGATACTCCCGATAAAATTGATTACGACCGCTTGGCGCGGGTGGTGGCTGGATTAGAGGGTGTTGTTGCCGACTTGGCAGGGAGTCAGTAATTCAGGTTATCTGCACGACTTCAAGCATCAAGCGATCGCGTTTTCAGTCAAGCCTGCGAGGAGTGTGCCTATCCTCAAGCCTCAGCCTCTGGGCAGATTGCGCTGAAACCGATCCACCAACTGGGCAAACTCCCGCACAGCTTTCTCAGACTGTTGTGCTGCCACCCAGCTAAAGTCATTGTGACCGGCTTCATCCACCCACAAAAAGCGCTTCGGTTCGTTAGCAGCTGCAAAAAGTTGCTCCCCGTGCCAAAAGGGAATCACTTCATCCCGCTTCCCGTGCATGACCAAGACTGGGCAACGCACCTTTTTAATCTTGTCGAGATTGCGGAACCGATCAAACGGCACAATCGGGATGCGCGTCAGCACTCGAAACGCTGTAATAAACCCACTTTCCACAATTAAACCTGCAAGCGGTTGACGAGAAGCCAAATCCACCGTTGGCCCACTTCCCACCGAACGCCCATAAGCAATAATTCGGTTCGGGGGCACACCTAGCTGCTGAGTCAGATAAGTATAAGCCGCATCGATATCCCGATAAGAATTGCGCTCGGTAGGCGTTCCTTGACTGGTTCCATAACCGCGATAATCATACGAAAAGACGGCAAAGCCCATGTCCCGCAAACCTTGACGCACCGACAAGACATCAAATAAGTCTTCAGCGTTACCGTGACTATATAAAATTGTGTAAGTGGCATTGGGATTAGGCAGATAAGCTGCCGAGATTTGCACGCCATCCGTTGTGGTTAGCTTGAGAATCTCGCTACTGTCCCGATAGCTGGACGGCTGGGGCACAAAAATCATCCTATCGGAAAAGAAATAGGCGTAGAAGCAAAGAAAAGCGTAGATGAAAATGGCAGAGCGCATAAGTCTTTTAACAGAAAATTCACCGAAAAGCAGGCGTTTAAGCTTTTTCTTATCCATAATGTTTCTGATATTACGGTTTGAAGCTGTAAACTTAATGGCTGGTTAAAGCTATTTGAGCGCGTATTTGAGGAAGGAAGTGCAATGGCTCTGGAATATCCTGAAGACCTAAAATATCTGGATTCTCACGAGTATGTGCGACTGGAGGGTGAGATTGCCACAATTGGCATCAGCGCCTTTGCAATCGATCAGCTGGGCGATATTGTATTTCTGGATTTGCCAGAAGTTGGTGACGCCCTCTCAAAGGGAGAGAGTTTTGGGACAATTGAATCGGTGAAAGCGGTTGAAGATATGTATGCCCCGGTCAGCGGGACTGTTATAGAACGCAATACTGCCATCGTGGAAGCTCCGGAACACGTATCTGAAGATCCCTACGGCGAAGGATGGTTTCTAAAAGTTCGGATTAACGACCCGGATGAGCTGGATGAGGCGTTATCGGCGGATGAGTATCGTTCGCAGGTGGAAGGAGAGTAAATCGGGAACGCACTGAAAGCTTGAACCCTAGATCCCCCTAACCGCCCTTTTCCAGGGGGAGCCAGAAAAGTCCCGCTTTTTATCGGGGGATTTAGGGGATCTGTGCGTTAGTCTAATAAATCATTCCTTCCAAAATCTAAAATCTAAAATTGCGGTAACTTCGAGACGCGGCAAATCGGTGTTTTTACAGCGCCTGACCCCGAAAAATTGTTGCAAAATATGAAATAGTCGCGTCTGGAGAGCAACCTGTGGTAATTTCTATCCCTCATACCGAGTCTAGCCGTCAGCATCTGCTAGAAGAAATGGGAGAGCCGATTTCTTTTGTACAGAGGCATATCGGCCCTAGCCCGGATGAAGTCCAGCAAATGCTTGAGGTATTGGGGATATCGACCCTAGATGCCTTAATCGACCAAACGATTCCGCAGGCAATCCGGCGATCGCGTTCTCTGAATGGGGCAACTGGGAAAACAGATTCGCTCCAGCTTCCCCCAGCCCAGAGTGAGTACGCAGCGCTGAGTCGATTGAAAGCGATCGCTTCCAAAAATCAGGTGTTTCGCTCATTGATTGGCATGGGGTATTCCGACTGCATTACCCCGCCAGTCATTCAACGGAATATTTTAGAAAACCCCGGCTGGTACACCGCCTACACCCCTTATCAGCCAGAAATTGCCCAAGGGCGACTAGAGGCGCTGCTGAATTTTCAGACAATGATTATTGACTTGACAGGTCTGGAAATTGCCAATGCTTCCTTACTCGATGAAGCAACCGCCGCCGCAGAAGCGATGACGATGAGTTATAGTCTCTGCAAAACCAAGGCAAATGCCTTTTTTGTCTCCAGCGCCTGCCATCCCCAAACGATTGAAGTATTGCAAACACGGGCAAGACCACTGGGCATTAAGGTTATTGTCGCCGCTCATCAGAACTTTGATTTTGAGCAAGCAATCTTTGGGGCAATCCTGCAATATCCCGCCACGGATGGCACGATTTACGATTATCGGGGTTTTGTAGAAAAAGCTCATGCAGCGGGTGCTTTAGTCACTGTGGCAGCAGATCCCTTGAGCCTAACGCTGCTGACACCACCGGGAGAATTTGGGGCAGATATTGCGGTAGGAAGCACTCAGCGGTTTGGAATTCCCCTCGGATATGGGGGGCCTCATGCAGCCTACTTTGCCACCAAAGAAGAGTATAAGCGCCAGGTGCCGGGGCGAATTGTCGGAGTCTCCAAGGATGCCAACGGCAAGCCAGCACTGCGTTTAGCTTTGCAAACCCGCGAACAGCATATCCGCCGCGACAAAGCGACCAGTAATATCTGTACTGCTCAAGTTCTCCTGGCGGTAATGGCGAGTATGTATGCCGTTTACCACGGGTCAGCGGGACTGAAAAAAATTGCCCAGAATATCCATAAACTGACGGGCATTCTAGCGTCAGGATTGAAGCGGCTGGGGTACGGCATCGGTGCAGAGCAATTTTTTGATACGTTGCGGGTAGATTTGGGCGATAATGCTACGCATCGCTTACGCGATCGCACTCTCGAAGACATTCTCGCAGATGCCCAAGCTCGTCAGATTAACTTGCGGATTCTAGATGCAAATACTGTCGGAATCAGCTTGGACGAAACCACAACCGTACAGGACTTACAAGACCTATTTGAAATTTTCGCCGGGACACATGAGTTGCCCTTTACGGTGGAAGAGTTGGGTAAGGGCGTAACCCCGTCCCTAAAAGAGGAACCCTTTGCCCGCAAAAGCAGCTATTTAACTCATCCCGTCTTTAACCGCTATCACTCGGAAACTGAGTTATTGCGCTACTTGTACCGTCTACAGGCAAAAGACTTGTCGCTGACAACTTCCATGATTCCCTTGGGTTCATGCACGATGAAGCTGAATGCGACGGCGGAAATGATCCCGGTAACGTGGGCGGAATTTGGCAAAATTCATCCTTTTGCGCCCCATTCGCAAACGCGGGGTTATCAAATTCTGTTCCAGCAGCTTGAGGCGTGGTTAGCAGAAATCACCGGCTTTGCGGGCATTTCTCTGCAACCAAATGCCGGATCTCAAGGCGAATATGCGGGACTGCTAGTGATTCGTCAGTATCACGAAAGTCGCGGGGAAGAACATCGGAATGTCTGTCTGATTCCCCAATCTGCCCACGGGACAAATCCTGCCAGTGCGGTAATGTGTGGGATGAAAGTAGTCGCGATCGCTTGCGACGAGCGAGGCAATATTGATGTAGACGATCTCAAAGCCAAAGCCGAGAAACATCGCAATGAACTCGCCGCCTTGATGGTGACATATCCCTCGACTCACGGCGTCTTTGAGGAACCGATTAAAGAAATCTGCAACATCGTCCACGCTAACGGCGGACAAGTTTACATGGACGGGGCGAATATGAACGCCCAAGTCGGCTTGTGCCGTCCCGGAGACTTTGGGGCAGATGTTTGTCACTTAAACTTGCACAAAACCTTCTGTATCCCCCACGGCGGCGGTGGGCCAGGAATGGGGCCAATTGGGGTAATGCCGCATCTCGTGCCATTTTTACCGGGGCACTCGGTTGTCCCAACTGGCGGCGAACAAGGCATCGGTGCCGTTGCAGCCGCCCCTTGGGGGAGTGCCAGCATCCTCCCCATTTCGTGGATGTACATCGCCATGATGGGGTCGGCAGGCTTAACAGAAGCGACAAAAGTAGCGATTCTCAATGCCAACTACATTGCTCGTCGCTTAGAAGCTTTCTATCCTGTTTTGTACAAAGGGCAGAATGGTTTGGTGGCGCACGAGTGTATTTTAGATTTGCGATCGCTTAAAAAGTCTGCGGGTATCGAAGTGGATGACATCGCCAAGCGTTTAATGGACTACGGTTTCCACGCCCCGACTGTATCTTGGCCTGTAGCGGGTACGGTGATGGTAGAACCCACAGAAAGCGAATCGAAGGAAGAACTGGATCGTTTCTGCGATGCGATGATCTCAATTCGTCAGGAAATTGTCGAAATTGAATCGGGTAAGATGGACGCTCAAGATAATGTCTTGAAGAACGCACCCCACACCGCAGAAGCTTTAATGACTTCCGAGTGGAATCATCCCTATTCTCGCGAACAAGCGGCTTATCCTGCACCGTGGACGAGAGAACACAAATTTTGGCCTACTGTCGGACGCATCGATAATGCTTTTGGCGATCGCAATTTTGTTTGCGCTTGTCTCCCGATGGAAGCTTATTCACAAGGCTAGTATTCTTTGAAAGAAAGGGCGATCGCACTTGTTGATTTGTGATGAGTGCGATCGCATCTTTTTTTAACCGCAAAGAAATCTCTCACCTACGTCGCTGATTCTGACATACTACTTGCCATAGCCATTGTACCCAGCGCCGCACAAAGCCAATTATTGCCTGTATCCAATCCTGTCTAAATATAGATTTATTTAGCT
Coding sequences within:
- the gcvH gene encoding glycine cleavage system protein GcvH, whose translation is MALEYPEDLKYLDSHEYVRLEGEIATIGISAFAIDQLGDIVFLDLPEVGDALSKGESFGTIESVKAVEDMYAPVSGTVIERNTAIVEAPEHVSEDPYGEGWFLKVRINDPDELDEALSADEYRSQVEGE
- the gcvT gene encoding glycine cleavage system aminomethyltransferase GcvT, giving the protein MAKSDELHPETAIALARTPLYELALEQKARLTAFSGWEMPVQYTGIGQEHLAVRTTAGMFDISHMGKFTFKGKQLISYLQPLVPSDLSRLKAGESQYTVLLNSHGGILDDIIFYYQGEDADGQQRGAMIVNAATRSRDKAWLFAQLESSQIDFEDLSLAKVLIAVQGPQALAYLQEFVKEDLTPIKAFGHLEATVLNEPAFIARTGYTGEDGFEVMVDPEVGVDLWRSLFTAGVVPCGLGARDTLRLEAAMGLYGQDMDESTTPLEAGLGWLVHLDTKGDFIGRPVLEKQKANGVERRLVGLQMQGRFIARHGYPVLSKGEAVGVVTSGTLAPTVGQPIALAYLPPNLAQIGQELEVEIRGKAYPAVVVKKPFYRSPSRLPSK
- a CDS encoding alpha/beta hydrolase; the protein is MDKKKLKRLLFGEFSVKRLMRSAIFIYAFLCFYAYFFSDRMIFVPQPSSYRDSSEILKLTTTDGVQISAAYLPNPNATYTILYSHGNAEDLFDVLSVRQGLRDMGFAVFSYDYRGYGTSQGTPTERNSYRDIDAAYTYLTQQLGVPPNRIIAYGRSVGSGPTVDLASRQPLAGLIVESGFITAFRVLTRIPIVPFDRFRNLDKIKKVRCPVLVMHGKRDEVIPFWHGEQLFAAANEPKRFLWVDEAGHNDFSWVAAQQSEKAVREFAQLVDRFQRNLPRG
- the gcvP gene encoding aminomethyl-transferring glycine dehydrogenase, with translation MVISIPHTESSRQHLLEEMGEPISFVQRHIGPSPDEVQQMLEVLGISTLDALIDQTIPQAIRRSRSLNGATGKTDSLQLPPAQSEYAALSRLKAIASKNQVFRSLIGMGYSDCITPPVIQRNILENPGWYTAYTPYQPEIAQGRLEALLNFQTMIIDLTGLEIANASLLDEATAAAEAMTMSYSLCKTKANAFFVSSACHPQTIEVLQTRARPLGIKVIVAAHQNFDFEQAIFGAILQYPATDGTIYDYRGFVEKAHAAGALVTVAADPLSLTLLTPPGEFGADIAVGSTQRFGIPLGYGGPHAAYFATKEEYKRQVPGRIVGVSKDANGKPALRLALQTREQHIRRDKATSNICTAQVLLAVMASMYAVYHGSAGLKKIAQNIHKLTGILASGLKRLGYGIGAEQFFDTLRVDLGDNATHRLRDRTLEDILADAQARQINLRILDANTVGISLDETTTVQDLQDLFEIFAGTHELPFTVEELGKGVTPSLKEEPFARKSSYLTHPVFNRYHSETELLRYLYRLQAKDLSLTTSMIPLGSCTMKLNATAEMIPVTWAEFGKIHPFAPHSQTRGYQILFQQLEAWLAEITGFAGISLQPNAGSQGEYAGLLVIRQYHESRGEEHRNVCLIPQSAHGTNPASAVMCGMKVVAIACDERGNIDVDDLKAKAEKHRNELAALMVTYPSTHGVFEEPIKEICNIVHANGGQVYMDGANMNAQVGLCRPGDFGADVCHLNLHKTFCIPHGGGGPGMGPIGVMPHLVPFLPGHSVVPTGGEQGIGAVAAAPWGSASILPISWMYIAMMGSAGLTEATKVAILNANYIARRLEAFYPVLYKGQNGLVAHECILDLRSLKKSAGIEVDDIAKRLMDYGFHAPTVSWPVAGTVMVEPTESESKEELDRFCDAMISIRQEIVEIESGKMDAQDNVLKNAPHTAEALMTSEWNHPYSREQAAYPAPWTREHKFWPTVGRIDNAFGDRNFVCACLPMEAYSQG
- a CDS encoding M28 family peptidase; translated protein: MARGGWIKRLVNRAALIGLAIIGILLGVAAWALFTSIWMPGVSYQAALPPLTPQEETLRDALRQDVEKIAGELGEHNFSNYKNLAAAADFLEVSLSNAGYKVQRQGYKIAENTYYNLEAEIAGTNRADEIVVIGGHYDSVFGSPGANDNGTGAAAVLELARAFAGKKTSRTLRFVEFVNEEPPFFQTPEMGSVVYAKRCRNAGDNIVAMLSLETIGYYSDQPGTQKYPFPLSLFYPSQGNFIAFVSNPTSADLVRKAIASFRRHAKFPSEGAALPERIPGVGWSDQWSFWQQGYPGIIVTDTAPARYPNYHTLEDTPDKIDYDRLARVVAGLEGVVADLAGSQ